One window from the genome of Candidatus Vogelbacteria bacterium encodes:
- the ruvX gene encoding Holliday junction resolvase RuvX, protein MRLLGIDYGTKRIGLALSDETGRFAMPHSVLANNKEVLNQVAEICLKEGIETIVIGESSNYDSSPNPVMVEIKVFAVILAEKTNCQVVFEPEFYTSQEAQRIIGKDNLFDARAAALILKSYIDKQKYV, encoded by the coding sequence ATGCGTTTATTGGGAATTGATTATGGCACCAAAAGAATCGGCCTCGCTTTGTCCGACGAAACTGGTCGTTTCGCTATGCCTCATAGTGTTTTAGCTAATAATAAAGAAGTACTTAATCAGGTGGCTGAAATTTGTCTAAAGGAGGGTATCGAGACTATAGTGATAGGCGAGTCTTCCAATTATGACAGTAGTCCCAATCCAGTAATGGTGGAGATAAAAGTTTTTGCTGTAATTTTAGCCGAAAAAACCAACTGTCAGGTAGTTTTTGAGCCAGAATTTTATACTAGTCAGGAAGCCCAAAGGATAATAGGTAAGGACAATCTGTTTGATGCTCGGGCCGCCGCGTTGATTTTAAAAAGTTATATTGATAAACAAAAGTATGTTTGA
- a CDS encoding VTT domain-containing protein has protein sequence MFDWLDPLFLIQTLGLLGVISIIFAESCLFFGFFLPGDSLLFTAGFLASQGHFNIVVLILGCAIASILGDNVGYWFGSKVGPKIFTREDSFFFRKSHIQKTQEFYDRYGAKTVMLARFVPVVRTFAPILAGVGSMNYKTFFYYNVVGGVLWSVSFISLGYFLGSLIPGVDEYITIIIFIIIGLSLMPAAYELLKGYRRSQSKHLS, from the coding sequence ATGTTTGATTGGCTTGATCCACTATTTTTAATTCAGACTCTAGGTTTGTTGGGGGTGATTAGTATAATCTTCGCCGAGTCATGTTTATTTTTTGGTTTTTTTCTACCAGGAGATTCTTTGTTATTTACCGCTGGCTTTTTGGCCTCTCAGGGTCATTTTAATATTGTAGTTTTAATTTTAGGTTGTGCTATTGCTTCAATTTTGGGAGACAATGTTGGTTATTGGTTTGGATCCAAGGTAGGCCCTAAAATATTTACCAGAGAAGACTCCTTCTTTTTCAGAAAGAGTCATATTCAAAAAACTCAAGAGTTTTACGATCGATATGGAGCTAAGACTGTTATGTTGGCTCGGTTTGTACCAGTGGTTCGAACCTTCGCTCCGATTTTAGCTGGTGTTGGTTCTATGAACTATAAAACTTTCTTTTATTACAACGTCGTGGGAGGAGTGTTGTGGAGTGTTAGTTTTATTAGCTTAGGTTATTTCTTGGGTTCACTAATACCTGGAGTTGATGAGTACATTACAATAATTATTTTTATTATTATCGGTCTATCATTAATGCCGGCGGCCTACGAATTACTAAAAGGGTATCGTCGTTCACAGTCTAAACATCTTTCTTAG